A genomic stretch from Engraulis encrasicolus isolate BLACKSEA-1 chromosome 12, IST_EnEncr_1.0, whole genome shotgun sequence includes:
- the sgtb gene encoding small glutamine-rich tetratricopeptide repeat-containing protein beta: MSVEKRLAFSIVQFLREQTQKGSLSSDEQESLEVAIQCLENTYKISPSDCHLAAPQPLTEIFLNSLLKNDILTSPETTPSPEDIERAEQLKNEGNNHMKEENFASAVDCYTKAIDLDQRNAVYYCNRAAAHSKLGHYTEATVDCERAIAIDHTYSKAYGRMGLALTSMGKYPEAITFFKKALVLDPENDTYKSNLKIAEQKQREVSSQTATGLGFDMASLINNPAFISMAASVMQNQQVQQLMSGMMTNAVGDHAAGVGGMSDISSLIEAGQQFAQQIQQQNPELIEQLRNHIRSRSFSGSAEEQEHS; this comes from the exons ATGTCGGTGGAAAAGCGTTTGGCATTCTCCATCGTGCAGTTCCTCAGAGAACAGACGCAGAAGGGATCCCTGAGCTCCGATGAGCAGGAAAGCCTCGAag ttGCAATACAATGCTTGGAGAACACATACAAGATCAGTCCCAGCGACTGTCACCTGGCCGCCCCTCAACCGCTGACAGAGATCTTCCTCAACTCCCTGCTCAAG AACGACATCTTGACCTCCCCCGAGACTACCCCCTCTCCAGAGGACATCGAGAGGGCGGAGCAGCTGAAGAACGAAG GGAACAACCATATGAAGGAGGAGAACTTCGCCTCAGCCGTGGACTGCTACACCAAAGCCATCGACCTGGACCAACGCAACGCCGTGTACTACTGCAACAG GGCGGCTGCCCATAGTAAACTGGGACACTACACGGAGGCCACGGTGGACTGTGAGAGAGCCATCGCCATCGACCACACATACAGCAAGGCCTACGGACGCATGGG gctggCTCTGACCTCCATGGGGAAGTATCCAGAGGCCATCACCTTCTTCAAGAAGGCGCTGGTTCTCGACCCGGAGAACGACACCTACAAGTCCAACCTGAAGATAGCAGAGCAGAAACAACGGGAGGTGTCCAGTCAG ACTGCCACAGGTCTGGGTTTCGACATGGCCAGCCTCATCAACAACCCCGCCTTCATCAGCATG GCCGCGAGTGTCATGCAGAACCAACAGGTGCAGCAACT cATGTCAGGTATGATGACCAATGCGGTGGGTGACCATGCAGCGGGAGTGGGCGGCATGTCAGACATCTCCAGCCTCATCGAAGC GGGTCAGCAGTTTGCGCAGCAGATCCAGCAGCAGAATCCTGAACTGATCGAGCAGCTGAGGAACCACATCAGGAGCCGCAGCTTTAGTGGCAGCGCAGAGGAGCAGGAACACTCCTGA